A stretch of the Uranotaenia lowii strain MFRU-FL chromosome 3, ASM2978415v1, whole genome shotgun sequence genome encodes the following:
- the LOC129751951 gene encoding juvenile hormone esterase-like: protein MLLPSIVLLTIIWNGLSLAESSVEQDDLRVCIEDGCLLGKSFEGLGSRYKGFLDVRYAKPPVGDLRFRNPQPVEPWEGDYDATSAKFNCVQKNDLWPEQQVEGNEDCLYLNVFVPETPKRKSLAVMMYIHGGGYFAGSSSMGEFGPDRFMDTGEVILVVIQYRLGVFGFLSTGDGAATGNFGLKDQTAALRWIQRNIAKFGGDPEKVTIFGQSAGGASVQMHMLSPLSRGLFSKAIIMSGSTLGFWTWPLEDPLNFARQQASVVGIESAKRMSSEELVNALRRVDAMELGKSIDQLKFWHTYPLTPYHTVVEKFVDNETFIAEDPQTLWREGKYAQVPWMAGWVPNEGAFASAALLLNQKLLGQLKEKSSSLIPKILGFEPSEKTSQMIRDRFFPGGTEDHWITDSNVEGIEDLYSETFIKYPLMYSVKQHIDSNITDKSSLQMYYFAFKGNHSYSRYFAKSNRDFGVSHSDDLSYLFRGGDMFDDFQESSPEAAMAARLVDFYVRFANEGVDEEHKCVAQNCKMLKFSKASGDKQNPVDETLIPAIDEKMLEFWNEIYNQE, encoded by the exons ATGCTGCTGCCATCAATAGTTTTGCTAACGATCATTTGGAATGGATTAAGTCTAGCAGAATCTTCCGTTGAGCAAGATGATCTCCGCGTCTGCATAGAAGATGGCTGTCTGCTGGGGAAATCATTCGAAGGATTGGGATCCCGATACAAGGGGTTTCTCGATGTCCGGTACGCAAAACCTCCCGTAGGTGATCTTCGTTTTCGAAATCCTCAACCGGTAGAACCATGGGAAGGAGACTATGATGCAACATCCGCGAAATTCAACTGTGTCCAGAAGAACGATCTTTGGCCGGAGCAGCAGGTTGAGGGAAATGAAGATTGCCTGTACTTGAATGTGTTTGTTCCGGAGACTCCTAAACGAAAGTCATTGGCTGTGATGATGTACATCCATGGAGGAGGATATTTTGCCGGTTCGTCGTCGATGGGTGAATTTGGACCGGATCGGTTCATGGATACAGGAGAAGTGATTTTGGTAGTCATTCAGTACCGATTGGGAGTGTTTGGATTTTTATCCACTGGAGACGGTGCAGCTACCGGAAATTTTGGATTGAAGGATCAGACGGCTGCTTTGAGATGGATCCAGAGGAATATCGCCAAGTTCGGTGGAGATCCTGAAAAGGTAACGATATTCGGTCAAAGTGCTGGAGGAGCTTCCGTCCAAATGCATATGCTGAGTCCGTTGAGTCGAGGCTTGTTTTCGAAAGCCATCATAATGAGTGGTAGCACATTGGGCTTTTGGACTTGGCCTTTGGAGGACCCATTGAACTTCGCACGTCAACAAGCATCAGTCGTTGGTATTGAATCAGCTAAAAGAATGTCATCAGAAGAACTGGTTAATGCCTTGAGGCGTGTTGATGCAATGGAACTCGGTAAGAGCATCGATCAGTTGAAGTTTTGGCACACCTATCCTTTGACTCCATACCACACGGTGGTGGAAAAGTTTGTGGATAACGAAACGTTCATCGCCGAAGATCCCCAGACTTTGTGGCGCGAGGGAAAATATGCTCAAGTTCCTTGGATGGCCGGCTGGGTTCCGAATGAGGGAGCTTTTGCTTCGGCAGCTCTTCTCCTGAATCAAAAACTTCTGGGGCAGTTAAAGGAAAAATCGTCGTCATTAATCCCAAAGATTTTGGGCTTCGAACCGAGTGAAAAAACTTCCCAAATGATTCGAGATCGATTTTTCCCAGGGGGCACTGAAGATCACTGGATAACTGATAGCAATGTCGAGGGTATTGAAGAT CTCTACAGCGAAACCTTTATAAAATATCCACTCATGTACAGCGTCAAACAGCACATCGACTCGAATATCACCGACAAATCCTCGCTACAAATGTACTACTTTGCGTTCAAGGGAAATCACTCTTACTCGCGATACTTTGCTAAATCCAATCGGGACTTTGGAGTTTCTCACTCCGATGATTTGAGCTATCTGTTCCGGGGAGGAGATATGTTCGACGATTTCCAGGAAAGCTCTCCGGAAGCTGCGATGGCCGCCCGACTGGTTGATTTTTACGTTCGATTTGCGAATGAGGG GGTCGATGAAGAGCACAAATGTGTGGCGCAAAATTGTAAGATGCTGAAATTTAGTAAAGCATCCGGCGATAAACAGAATCCTGTTGACGAAACGTTGATTCCTGCCATTGACGAGAAAATGCTTGAATTTTGGAATGAAATATACAATCAAGAATAA
- the LOC129754882 gene encoding juvenile hormone esterase-like isoform X1, whose translation MVRSLVCFCLVLASSNLGSSFKNLENDKLRICIEEGCFVGKYFEGLIPGSRFRGYLGVPFAKPPIGDLRFRNPQPVEPWDGDYDASFERSKCVQKNDLWPEQQVEGSEDCLYMNVFVPEVPKRESIPVMVFIHGGGFFFGSSSMGELGPERFVDTGEVILVVIQYRLGVFGFLSTGDGAATGNFGLKDQTAALRWIQRNIAKFGGDPEKVTIFGQSAGGASVQMHMLSPLSRGLFSKAIVMSGNSLGFLTWPLEDPLKFARQQAAAVGIESVDTISSEDLVKALRVVDAIELAASIDKLKFWHVFPLTAYRPVVETFIDDETFIAEEPRVLWAQGKYTQVPWMTGFVPNEGAFTSLAILLNETLLEELNENSQELIPQLVGCKQSEKTSRMLRERFFPGGTAERWLTEDNAKNIQVLLSEAQIKYPLALGAKQHITSNDPNKSSLQMYYFAFKSNHSYSKYFAKTDQDSGVCHSDDLSYLFRSRDLFEDYSFMSPEATMSGRFVDFFIKFVYDRNHGMLNCTDLRCKMLKFSNSNDKFFPIEETFVLAIDEELVAFWDEIYSQ comes from the exons ATGGTTCGCAGCTTAGTGTGTTTCTGTTTGGTTTTAGCTTCATCAAATTTGGGATCTTCCtttaaaaacttagaaaatgacaaattacGAATCTGCATAGAAGAGGGTTGTTTTGTGGGAAAATACTTTGAAGGACTGATACCGGGATCTCGATTCCGTGGGTATCTAGGAGTTCCGTTTGCGAAACCTCCGATAGGTGATCTCAGGTTTCGAAATCCTCAGCCAGTGGAACCATGGGACGGAGACTACGATGCGAGCTTCGAAAGAAGCAAATGTGTCCAGAAGAACGATCTTTGGCCCGAGCAGCAGGTCGAGGGGAGTGAAGATTGTCTGTATATGAACGTTTTTGTTCCGGAAGTTCCTAAACGAGAGTCAATCCCTGTTATGGTGTTCATCCATGgtggaggattttttttcgggtCCTCGTCGATGGGAGAGCTTGGACCGGAAAGATTCGTGGATACAGGAGAAGTGATTCTGGTAGTTATCCAGTACCGATTGGGAGTGTTTGGATTTTTGTCCACTGGAGACGGTGCAGCTACCGGAAATTTTGGATTGAAGGATCAGACGGCTGCTTTGAGATGGATCCAGAGGAATATCGCCAAGTTCGGTGGAGATCCTGAAAAGGTAACGATATTCGGTCAAAGTGCTGGAGGAGCATCCGTCCAGATGCATATGTTGAGTCCACTGAGTCGTGGCTTGTTTTCGAAAGCGATTGTTATGAGTGGAAATAGTTTAGGATTTTTAACTTGGCCTTTGGAAGATCCATTGAAATTTGCTAGGCAGCAAGCTGCTGCCGTAGGAATCGAATCTGTCGATACAATATCATCTGAGGATCTTGTTAAAGCTTTGAGGGTTGTAGACGCAATAGAACTCGCTGCTAGCATCGACAAATTGAAG TTCTGGCATGTATTCCCACTGACAGCGTACCGTCCGGTAGTTGAAACCTTCATAGATGACGAAACATTCATCGCCGAAGAACCACGTGTACTATGGGCTCAAGGAAAGTACACCCAAGTTCCCTGGATGACCGGATTTGTTCCAAACGAGGGAGCATTTACGTCGTTGGCCATTTTGCTTAACGAAACCCTTCTCGAAGAGTTAAATGAAAACTCGCAGGAATTGATTCCACAACTGGTGGGTTGCAAGCAGTCCGAGAAGACTTCCCGAATGTTGAGAGAAAGATTTTTCCCCGGAGGCACTGCAGAACGATGGTTAACCGAGGACAATgccaaaaatattcaagtt cttttaagtGAAGCCCAGATTAAATATCCTCTAGCCCTTGGTGCCAAACAACATATAACCTCAAACGACCCGAACAAATCCTCGCTACAAATGTACTACTTTGCCTTCAAATCGAACCACTCATATTCGAAATATTTCGCTAAGACGGATCAGGATTCTGGAGTGTGTCATTCGGATGATTTGTCCTACCTATTCCGGTCCAGGGACCTGTTTGAGGATTATTCTTTTATGTCACCGGAAGCCACAATGTCCGGTcgttttgtggattttttcatcaaatttgtttatgatAG GAACCATGGAATGTTGAATTGTACAGATCTACGTTGTAAAATGTTGAAATTCAGCAACTCGAATGACAAATTTTTCCCAATTGAGGAAACTTTTGTTCTAGCAATAGACGAGGAACTGGTAGCGTTTTGGGACGAAATCTACAGTCAGTGA
- the LOC129754882 gene encoding juvenile hormone esterase-like isoform X2, whose amino-acid sequence MVRSLVCFCLVLASSNLGSSFKNLENDKLRICIEEGCFVGKYFEGLIPGSRFRGYLGVPFAKPPIGDLRFRNPQPVEPWDGDYDASFERSKCVQKNDLWPEQQVEGSEDCLYMNVFVPEVPKRESIPVMVFIHGGGFFFGSSSMGELGPERFVDTGEVILVVIQYRLGVFGFLSTGDGAATGNFGLKDQTAALRWIQRNIAKFGGDPEKVTIFGQSAGGASVQMHMLSPLSRGLFSKAIVMSGNSLGFLTWPLEDPLKFARQQAAAVGIESVDTISSEDLVKALRVVDAIELAASIDKLKFWHVFPLTAYRPVVETFIDDETFIAEEPRVLWAQGKYTQVPWMTGFVPNEGAFTSLAILLNETLLEELNENSQELIPQLVGCKQSEKTSRMLRERFFPGGTAERWLTEDNAKNIQLLSEAQIKYPLALGAKQHITSNDPNKSSLQMYYFAFKSNHSYSKYFAKTDQDSGVCHSDDLSYLFRSRDLFEDYSFMSPEATMSGRFVDFFIKFVYDRNHGMLNCTDLRCKMLKFSNSNDKFFPIEETFVLAIDEELVAFWDEIYSQ is encoded by the exons ATGGTTCGCAGCTTAGTGTGTTTCTGTTTGGTTTTAGCTTCATCAAATTTGGGATCTTCCtttaaaaacttagaaaatgacaaattacGAATCTGCATAGAAGAGGGTTGTTTTGTGGGAAAATACTTTGAAGGACTGATACCGGGATCTCGATTCCGTGGGTATCTAGGAGTTCCGTTTGCGAAACCTCCGATAGGTGATCTCAGGTTTCGAAATCCTCAGCCAGTGGAACCATGGGACGGAGACTACGATGCGAGCTTCGAAAGAAGCAAATGTGTCCAGAAGAACGATCTTTGGCCCGAGCAGCAGGTCGAGGGGAGTGAAGATTGTCTGTATATGAACGTTTTTGTTCCGGAAGTTCCTAAACGAGAGTCAATCCCTGTTATGGTGTTCATCCATGgtggaggattttttttcgggtCCTCGTCGATGGGAGAGCTTGGACCGGAAAGATTCGTGGATACAGGAGAAGTGATTCTGGTAGTTATCCAGTACCGATTGGGAGTGTTTGGATTTTTGTCCACTGGAGACGGTGCAGCTACCGGAAATTTTGGATTGAAGGATCAGACGGCTGCTTTGAGATGGATCCAGAGGAATATCGCCAAGTTCGGTGGAGATCCTGAAAAGGTAACGATATTCGGTCAAAGTGCTGGAGGAGCATCCGTCCAGATGCATATGTTGAGTCCACTGAGTCGTGGCTTGTTTTCGAAAGCGATTGTTATGAGTGGAAATAGTTTAGGATTTTTAACTTGGCCTTTGGAAGATCCATTGAAATTTGCTAGGCAGCAAGCTGCTGCCGTAGGAATCGAATCTGTCGATACAATATCATCTGAGGATCTTGTTAAAGCTTTGAGGGTTGTAGACGCAATAGAACTCGCTGCTAGCATCGACAAATTGAAG TTCTGGCATGTATTCCCACTGACAGCGTACCGTCCGGTAGTTGAAACCTTCATAGATGACGAAACATTCATCGCCGAAGAACCACGTGTACTATGGGCTCAAGGAAAGTACACCCAAGTTCCCTGGATGACCGGATTTGTTCCAAACGAGGGAGCATTTACGTCGTTGGCCATTTTGCTTAACGAAACCCTTCTCGAAGAGTTAAATGAAAACTCGCAGGAATTGATTCCACAACTGGTGGGTTGCAAGCAGTCCGAGAAGACTTCCCGAATGTTGAGAGAAAGATTTTTCCCCGGAGGCACTGCAGAACGATGGTTAACCGAGGACAATgccaaaaatattcaa cttttaagtGAAGCCCAGATTAAATATCCTCTAGCCCTTGGTGCCAAACAACATATAACCTCAAACGACCCGAACAAATCCTCGCTACAAATGTACTACTTTGCCTTCAAATCGAACCACTCATATTCGAAATATTTCGCTAAGACGGATCAGGATTCTGGAGTGTGTCATTCGGATGATTTGTCCTACCTATTCCGGTCCAGGGACCTGTTTGAGGATTATTCTTTTATGTCACCGGAAGCCACAATGTCCGGTcgttttgtggattttttcatcaaatttgtttatgatAG GAACCATGGAATGTTGAATTGTACAGATCTACGTTGTAAAATGTTGAAATTCAGCAACTCGAATGACAAATTTTTCCCAATTGAGGAAACTTTTGTTCTAGCAATAGACGAGGAACTGGTAGCGTTTTGGGACGAAATCTACAGTCAGTGA